The Alphaproteobacteria bacterium genome includes a region encoding these proteins:
- a CDS encoding type VI secretion system protein TssA, which yields MSDSLSLKDLLQPISKDDPSGPSLRYENIYDEIREAMRSEDSNLPQGVWQRKVKQPDWKKAEKLCFDTLANKSKDLQIAAWLIECLIHNKETSDITQGFQAFHDLMVKFWDTIHPQIPEDGDIDFRLSPFIWINEKLSMHLNEIKINTKTEVGATIYTFNTWIELTRNHDLYQVEDRPEKPDVIDQLGSNDNPTILDLQTNIEKTPTEFYQNLKELCQTIIDICQSIEEFLDQKFKDESITFFKVKKTLKDILMFCGEILHKRTNPNAEDASEEGDLLAENDEAIHTKINAPLNEPSPPEQQNPSQPVNLNMTDFKTRDQAYEMIRNASDYLEKIEPHSPVPFMIKKAVSLRNKNFVEMMKELKGAGGGLESLWNPGDSNGDT from the coding sequence ATGAGTGACTCTTTATCACTAAAAGATTTGCTTCAACCCATTTCAAAAGATGATCCCTCTGGCCCCTCGCTGCGATATGAAAATATTTATGATGAGATCAGAGAAGCGATGCGCTCAGAAGACTCTAACCTTCCCCAGGGCGTCTGGCAAAGAAAAGTCAAACAACCTGATTGGAAAAAAGCTGAGAAGCTCTGCTTTGATACTTTGGCCAATAAATCAAAGGATCTACAAATAGCGGCATGGCTGATTGAATGCTTGATACACAACAAAGAAACATCTGATATCACCCAGGGGTTTCAGGCGTTTCATGATCTCATGGTTAAATTTTGGGACACCATTCATCCCCAAATCCCTGAAGATGGTGATATTGATTTTAGGCTTTCTCCTTTTATTTGGATCAATGAAAAGCTCTCAATGCACCTTAATGAGATTAAGATCAATACCAAAACAGAAGTTGGCGCAACCATATACACCTTCAATACTTGGATTGAGTTAACCCGCAATCATGATCTCTATCAAGTTGAAGATCGGCCTGAAAAACCAGATGTCATTGATCAACTTGGCAGCAATGACAATCCAACCATCCTTGATTTGCAAACCAACATTGAGAAAACGCCCACTGAATTTTATCAAAATCTTAAAGAGCTGTGCCAGACCATCATTGACATTTGCCAAAGCATTGAAGAGTTCCTTGATCAAAAATTCAAAGATGAATCCATTACATTTTTTAAGGTTAAAAAAACCCTCAAAGATATTTTAATGTTTTGCGGTGAAATTCTTCATAAGCGAACCAACCCGAATGCGGAAGATGCCTCTGAAGAAGGTGATCTGCTCGCTGAAAATGATGAGGCCATCCATACAAAGATCAACGCGCCATTAAACGAACCCTCACCGCCAGAGCAACAAAACCCCTCTCAACCCGTTAATCTAAACATGACTGACTTTAAGACCCGTGATCAAGCCTATGAAATGATTCGAAACGCCTCTGATTATTTAGAAAAAATAGAACCCCATAGCCCGGTGCCCTTCATGATCAAAAAAGCTGTCAGTTTAAGAAACAAGAACTTTGTCGAAATGATGAAAGAATTAAAGGGCGCAGGGGGTGGTTTAGAGAGCCTATGGAATCCAGGGGACAGCAATGGAGATACTTAA